A portion of the Adhaeribacter radiodurans genome contains these proteins:
- a CDS encoding M61 family metallopeptidase: protein MKKFCLAIAFTFFTLTSLLAAPSPYRFTLDLQNVQNDKVKVTLQTPSITTSEVVYNIPKMVPGTYSVDNFGRYVSEFKAYTKNGQLLKVEKLDDNRWKIKNATALNKLTYWIDDTFQDTAATHSIFEPTGTNIEANQNFLINTHGFMGYFDNLKRLSYEFTVLKPQNFYGSTALKTTKTSSDSDTFVVPTYMELVDSPLMYTVPDTTVLNIGGAEVLVSVYSPSKKVKANFIGATIRSTLEAQKNYLGGTLPVPRYAFLIYLSDKPNKTGAYGALEHSYSSVYYMPEADPERIAQQIVSIAAHEFFHIVTPLNIHAEQIHDFDYNNPQMSEHLWLYEGVTEYAATHVQVNQKILTPEVYLNKLRAYIIGANQYNDTLPFTVMSQGALDKYASQYGNVYQKGALIGLALDIKLRELSGGNYGMRRLMQDLALTYGKNKAFKDEELFDKITSLTYPEIRDFFRKYVEGSQPLPYTDIFKTVGVVYQPVSTEEKISLGRLELGYDGTAQKLTVENISETTAFSKKSKLQIGDQLITLNNKALTPETVSEIFKTEVYSKAPGEEITLLVGRANKRGKIKPKKLKGHLLKITEEKQNVLQIDPAANPQQKILRDTWLYSN from the coding sequence ATGAAGAAATTTTGCTTAGCCATTGCATTTACTTTTTTTACCTTAACCTCGCTTTTAGCTGCTCCTTCTCCTTACCGCTTCACGTTGGATTTGCAAAACGTACAAAACGATAAAGTAAAAGTAACTCTACAAACCCCCAGTATTACTACCTCAGAAGTAGTGTATAACATTCCTAAAATGGTACCCGGTACGTATTCCGTTGATAATTTTGGGCGTTATGTATCCGAGTTTAAAGCTTACACTAAAAATGGGCAACTACTGAAAGTTGAAAAACTAGATGATAATCGCTGGAAAATCAAAAATGCTACTGCTCTAAATAAGCTAACGTATTGGATTGACGATACTTTTCAGGATACAGCAGCCACGCATTCTATTTTTGAACCTACGGGTACCAACATCGAGGCCAACCAAAACTTTTTGATTAACACCCACGGTTTTATGGGTTATTTTGATAACCTGAAGCGGTTATCGTACGAGTTTACCGTGCTTAAACCCCAAAATTTTTACGGTTCAACCGCTTTAAAAACAACTAAAACAAGCTCCGATTCGGATACGTTTGTGGTACCCACTTACATGGAATTAGTGGACTCGCCGCTCATGTACACCGTACCAGATACTACTGTTTTAAATATAGGCGGAGCAGAAGTTTTAGTATCTGTTTATTCGCCGAGTAAAAAAGTAAAAGCTAATTTTATAGGTGCTACCATTCGCTCGACCCTGGAAGCTCAAAAAAATTACTTAGGAGGTACATTACCGGTACCCCGCTATGCTTTTCTAATTTATCTTTCGGATAAGCCTAACAAAACCGGGGCATACGGCGCGCTGGAACATTCGTATTCTTCGGTGTACTACATGCCGGAGGCTGATCCGGAGCGGATTGCCCAGCAAATTGTGAGCATAGCGGCCCATGAGTTTTTTCATATTGTAACGCCGCTTAACATTCATGCCGAACAAATCCACGATTTTGATTACAACAATCCGCAAATGTCGGAGCATTTGTGGTTGTACGAAGGGGTAACCGAATACGCCGCTACCCACGTGCAAGTAAATCAGAAGATTCTTACGCCCGAGGTTTATTTAAATAAATTACGCGCTTACATTATTGGAGCCAACCAGTATAACGACACCTTGCCATTTACAGTTATGAGCCAGGGCGCTTTAGATAAATATGCCAGCCAGTACGGAAACGTGTACCAAAAAGGTGCTTTAATTGGTTTAGCTCTGGATATTAAGTTGCGCGAATTGTCAGGTGGAAATTATGGTATGCGCCGGCTTATGCAGGATTTAGCCTTAACCTACGGTAAAAACAAAGCTTTTAAGGATGAAGAACTTTTCGACAAAATTACATCTCTTACTTATCCGGAAATACGGGATTTTTTCCGGAAGTATGTAGAAGGTAGCCAGCCTTTGCCTTACACTGATATTTTTAAAACGGTGGGCGTTGTTTACCAGCCAGTGAGTACCGAAGAGAAAATATCGTTGGGCCGCTTAGAATTAGGTTACGATGGTACCGCTCAGAAACTAACCGTAGAAAACATTTCTGAAACCACTGCTTTTAGTAAAAAAAGTAAATTACAAATCGGTGATCAATTAATAACCTTAAATAACAAAGCACTTACGCCCGAAACTGTTTCGGAAATTTTTAAAACGGAAGTTTACTCCAAGGCACCCGGCGAGGAAATTACATTATTAGTTGGTCGGGCAAATAAACGCGGAAAAATAAAACCTAAAAAGTTAAAAGGGCACCTCCTTAAAATTACCGAAGAAAAGCAAAACGTTTTACAAATTGATCCGGCAGCTAACCCCCAGCAAAAGATACTTCGCGATACTTGGCTATATAGTAATTAA